From Deinococcus reticulitermitis, the proteins below share one genomic window:
- a CDS encoding polyphosphate kinase 2 family protein, whose amino-acid sequence MDLTPYLVKPESRPRLSDWNTDDDGGLSKEEGQARTKALADDLAEWQGRLYAEREQALLLILQARDAAGKDGAVRKVIGAFNPAGVQIANFKQPTEEELAHDFLWRIHQEAPRKGYVGVFNRSHYEDVLVTRVYDLVDGKTVKRRLDHIRHFEALLSDTGTRVVKVYLHISRDEQKERLQARLDEPGKNWKFNPGDLKDRANWDKFTDAYEDALRTSTEAAPWYVIPADRKWYRDLVLSEVLLQELKALNPQYPEIDYDPKTVVIE is encoded by the coding sequence ATGGACCTCACCCCGTACCTGGTCAAACCGGAGAGCCGCCCCCGCCTGAGCGACTGGAACACCGACGACGACGGCGGGCTGAGCAAGGAGGAGGGCCAGGCCAGGACGAAAGCGCTCGCCGACGACCTCGCCGAGTGGCAGGGGCGGCTCTACGCCGAGCGCGAGCAGGCGCTGCTGCTGATTCTTCAGGCGCGCGACGCGGCGGGCAAGGACGGCGCGGTGCGCAAGGTGATCGGGGCCTTCAACCCGGCGGGCGTGCAGATCGCCAACTTCAAGCAGCCGACCGAGGAGGAGCTCGCCCACGACTTCCTGTGGCGCATCCATCAAGAAGCGCCGCGCAAAGGCTACGTCGGCGTCTTCAACCGCAGCCACTACGAGGACGTGCTCGTGACGCGCGTATACGACCTGGTGGACGGCAAGACGGTGAAAAGGCGGCTCGACCACATCCGCCACTTCGAGGCGCTGCTCTCGGATACCGGCACCCGCGTGGTGAAGGTGTACCTCCACATCAGCCGAGATGAGCAGAAAGAGCGCCTCCAGGCCCGGCTCGACGAGCCCGGCAAGAACTGGAAGTTCAACCCCGGCGACCTCAAAGACCGCGCGAACTGGGACAAGTTCACGGACGCCTACGAGGATGCGCTGAGGACGAGCACCGAGGCCGCGCCCTGGTACGTGATTCCCGCCGACCGCAAGTGGTACCGCGACCTCGTGCTGAGTGAAGTGCTGCTGCAAGAGCTCAAGGCCCTGAACCCGCAGTATCCCGAGATCGATTACGACCCAAAAACGGTCGTGATTGAGTAG
- a CDS encoding cell division protein FtsB, with product MDVSPPTPEAQAWRARWRRLRRFPLTMMIASLLLALGTVQLAFQIGTSVYRTVTWRQETAQVQVRVDTLQRDVQTLKDAQQAGSTVEYLRTLARCQGFVDPGELVVVASRAAGASGNICDSLRLP from the coding sequence ATGGACGTTTCCCCCCCCACGCCCGAGGCGCAGGCCTGGCGTGCGCGCTGGCGCCGGCTGCGGCGTTTCCCGCTGACCATGATGATCGCGTCGCTGCTGCTCGCGCTCGGTACAGTGCAGCTCGCCTTTCAGATCGGCACCAGCGTCTACCGCACCGTGACCTGGCGCCAGGAGACGGCCCAGGTGCAGGTGCGGGTCGACACCCTGCAGCGCGACGTCCAGACCCTCAAGGACGCGCAGCAGGCCGGGAGCACCGTCGAGTACCTGCGGACCCTCGCGCGCTGTCAGGGCTTCGTCGACCCGGGCGAGCTCGTGGTGGTCGCCAGCCGCGCCGCCGGGGCCTCGGGGAACATCTGCGACTCGCTGCGGCTGCCCTGA
- a CDS encoding endonuclease/exonuclease/phosphatase family protein translates to MRPSSRLAWLVLLTVALAWALGEWTAEGTVPTLLLAYLPPVVWLLPAGLALLWTLGRRRGVGVALAALALAVWGAGFGQWRAQGDGKLRVLTYNVARGTLGSPAELLDILKGADADLILLQETNFLRPEDGEALRRGLSGYAVHSGYEVSTFSRLPVLGSETYAQPGSRRTTLETRVRVQGQEVRVMNVHLGTVLVSSALRGDWERVRATHAVRAAQVGRLCELARSSSGPLLVGGDFNTPPRGQLYRRLKGCLGPDAHEAAGRGPGWTFPSLFLRIDHFFARGLKATRSTALGEARASDHLPLLVEYR, encoded by the coding sequence GTGCGCCCTTCCTCACGGCTGGCCTGGCTCGTCCTCCTGACCGTCGCCCTGGCGTGGGCGCTGGGAGAATGGACGGCGGAAGGCACGGTGCCGACCCTGCTGCTCGCCTACCTGCCGCCGGTGGTGTGGCTGCTCCCCGCCGGACTCGCGCTGCTGTGGACGCTGGGAAGGCGGCGCGGAGTGGGCGTGGCGCTCGCGGCGCTCGCCCTGGCCGTCTGGGGAGCCGGCTTCGGGCAGTGGCGCGCGCAGGGGGACGGAAAGTTGCGCGTGCTGACCTACAACGTGGCGCGGGGCACGCTGGGCTCGCCCGCCGAGTTGTTGGACATTCTGAAAGGGGCCGACGCCGACCTGATTCTCCTTCAGGAGACCAACTTCCTGCGCCCGGAGGACGGCGAAGCGCTGCGGCGCGGCCTGAGCGGCTACGCGGTTCACAGCGGCTATGAGGTATCGACCTTCTCGCGCCTGCCGGTGCTCGGCAGCGAAACATATGCCCAGCCCGGCAGCCGCCGCACGACGCTCGAAACGCGGGTGCGGGTGCAGGGCCAAGAGGTGCGGGTCATGAACGTCCACCTCGGCACCGTCCTCGTATCGAGCGCCCTGCGCGGCGACTGGGAGCGGGTGCGGGCCACCCACGCGGTCCGCGCGGCGCAGGTGGGGCGGCTGTGCGAGCTCGCCCGTTCCTCGTCGGGGCCGCTGCTGGTCGGCGGCGACTTCAATACCCCGCCGCGCGGGCAGCTCTACCGCCGCCTGAAAGGCTGCCTCGGCCCCGACGCGCACGAGGCGGCGGGACGCGGCCCCGGGTGGACCTTTCCTTCCCTGTTTCTCCGCATTGACCACTTCTTCGCGCGCGGCCTCAAGGCCACCCGCAGCACCGCCCTGGGTGAGGCGCGGGCAAGCGACCACCTCCCCCTGCTGGTGGAGTACCGCTGA
- the alaS gene encoding alanine--tRNA ligase: MTRQLSTADIRTMFLQFFRSKEHLILPSHSTVAPDPTTLFTVAGMQPFKPQFMGAPATFEGRASKRVTTAQKCVRVGDIENVGRTRRHLSLFEMMGNFSFGDYFKQDAIAWAWEFLTSPEWMGMDPGKMYVTIYEDDDEAFGYWTQDIGLSPDHIHRFGADENFWPANAPLEGPNGPCGPCSEIYYDRGPSYGDDSWADYAQTRESARFLEVWNLVFPQYDRQDPAPDGTPVLKDLPFKNIDTGMGLERVASVVQDVPDFYSNDVFRPLIDRVAELSGKPYEGEVSVSHRVVAEHVRAVSMILADGVAFANTGRGYTTRKIMRRAIRHGYLLGFREPTLYQLVPLVVAGMGEAYPELKTEQSRVEAAMRSEEERFLKTLEGGIQRLGGMLGGLEKGTTLSGEEAFVLYDTYGFPIDLTKEIAEEYGVSVDEAGYAESLENAQEIARAGSKYGKSELFGGNQEALEGLPATAFVGYDQLQAEGQVLALVGGGERLSGLSAGSEATVILSQTPFYGEGGGEVGDTGRLEWAGGSGVVRDTKKTPGGVFLHDVLVEEGELKAGDTVRALVSPDRRATERHHTATHLLHAALRAVLGSGVRQAGSLVAPDRLRFDFSHGAALSPEEIAGVERLVSRWISANFPVSAQEMPIAEAKAAGATALFGEKYGDTVRVVRVEGSVDLGGQTVSSMELCGGAHVRRTGDIGAFVILSDENVAAGVRRVEALAGEAATAWVRERLGQSARAAALLNTAPDALESRVAGLQAQLRAAEKETAQVRRQLAEAQMGGGGSSAQTRELGGFKVASLKLSGIEGNELRAAADKLLGDSGADLVVIASDRGLVVKATKDAVSRGAHAGQLIGKLAAAGGGKGGGRPDMAQAGITDAQGALGALDTAF, from the coding sequence ATGACGCGCCAGCTCTCCACCGCCGACATCCGGACGATGTTCCTTCAGTTTTTCCGGAGCAAGGAACACCTGATCCTGCCTTCGCACTCCACCGTCGCGCCGGACCCCACCACCCTCTTTACCGTCGCGGGGATGCAGCCCTTCAAGCCGCAGTTCATGGGCGCGCCCGCCACCTTCGAGGGCCGCGCGAGCAAGCGCGTGACCACCGCGCAGAAATGCGTGCGCGTCGGCGACATCGAGAACGTGGGCCGCACCCGCCGGCACCTGTCGCTGTTCGAGATGATGGGCAACTTCTCGTTTGGCGACTACTTCAAGCAAGACGCTATCGCCTGGGCCTGGGAATTCCTGACCTCGCCCGAGTGGATGGGGATGGACCCGGGCAAGATGTACGTCACCATCTACGAGGACGACGACGAGGCCTTCGGCTACTGGACGCAGGACATCGGCCTGAGCCCGGACCACATCCACCGCTTTGGCGCCGACGAGAACTTCTGGCCGGCGAACGCGCCCCTGGAAGGCCCCAACGGACCCTGCGGGCCGTGCTCGGAGATCTACTACGACCGGGGGCCGAGTTACGGCGACGACTCCTGGGCCGACTACGCCCAGACCCGCGAGAGCGCACGCTTTCTCGAAGTGTGGAACCTCGTCTTTCCGCAGTACGACCGCCAGGACCCCGCTCCTGACGGCACGCCGGTCCTGAAAGACCTGCCCTTCAAGAACATCGACACCGGCATGGGCCTGGAGCGCGTCGCCAGCGTGGTGCAGGACGTGCCGGACTTCTACTCCAACGACGTGTTCAGGCCCCTCATCGACCGCGTGGCCGAGCTGAGCGGCAAGCCCTACGAGGGCGAGGTCAGCGTGTCGCACCGCGTCGTCGCCGAGCACGTCCGCGCGGTGAGCATGATCCTGGCCGACGGGGTGGCCTTCGCCAACACGGGCCGGGGCTACACCACCCGCAAGATCATGCGCCGCGCGATCCGGCACGGCTACCTGCTGGGCTTCCGCGAGCCGACCCTCTATCAGCTCGTGCCGCTCGTGGTGGCGGGCATGGGCGAGGCGTACCCCGAACTGAAGACCGAGCAGTCGCGCGTCGAAGCGGCGATGCGCAGCGAGGAAGAGCGGTTCCTGAAGACGCTGGAGGGGGGGATTCAGCGCCTCGGCGGAATGCTGGGCGGTCTGGAGAAAGGCACCACGCTTTCCGGTGAAGAAGCCTTCGTCCTGTACGACACCTACGGCTTTCCCATCGACCTCACCAAAGAGATCGCCGAGGAGTACGGCGTCAGCGTGGACGAGGCCGGGTACGCCGAGAGTCTGGAAAACGCGCAGGAGATCGCCCGCGCGGGGAGCAAGTACGGCAAGTCCGAGCTGTTCGGCGGCAATCAGGAAGCGCTCGAAGGGCTGCCCGCCACGGCTTTTGTCGGCTACGACCAGCTCCAGGCCGAGGGGCAGGTGCTCGCGCTCGTCGGGGGGGGCGAGCGGCTGAGCGGGCTGAGCGCGGGCAGCGAGGCGACGGTGATCCTCTCGCAGACGCCCTTTTACGGCGAGGGCGGCGGCGAGGTGGGCGACACCGGGCGGCTGGAGTGGGCCGGCGGAAGCGGCGTGGTGCGCGACACGAAAAAGACGCCGGGCGGCGTGTTCCTGCATGACGTGCTCGTGGAGGAAGGCGAGCTGAAGGCAGGCGACACCGTGCGCGCGCTCGTCTCCCCGGACCGGCGGGCGACCGAGCGCCACCACACCGCCACCCACCTGCTGCACGCGGCGCTGCGGGCGGTGCTCGGCAGTGGGGTGCGGCAGGCGGGCTCGCTGGTGGCGCCGGACCGCCTGCGCTTCGACTTTTCACACGGCGCGGCCCTGAGCCCCGAGGAGATCGCGGGCGTCGAGCGGCTGGTGAGCCGCTGGATCAGCGCCAACTTCCCGGTGAGCGCCCAGGAAATGCCGATTGCCGAGGCGAAGGCGGCGGGCGCCACGGCGCTGTTCGGCGAGAAGTACGGCGACACCGTGCGGGTGGTGCGGGTGGAGGGCTCGGTGGACCTCGGCGGGCAGACGGTCAGCTCGATGGAACTGTGCGGCGGAGCGCACGTGCGCCGGACCGGGGACATCGGCGCCTTCGTGATCCTCTCCGACGAGAACGTGGCCGCCGGGGTGCGCCGCGTCGAGGCCCTGGCCGGGGAAGCCGCGACCGCGTGGGTCAGAGAGCGCCTCGGCCAGAGCGCGCGAGCGGCGGCGCTGCTGAACACGGCCCCCGACGCCCTCGAAAGCCGGGTGGCCGGCCTGCAAGCCCAGCTCCGGGCGGCGGAAAAGGAGACGGCCCAGGTGCGCCGGCAACTCGCCGAGGCCCAGATGGGCGGCGGTGGAAGCAGCGCCCAGACGCGGGAACTCGGCGGGTTCAAGGTGGCCTCGCTGAAGCTCAGCGGCATCGAGGGCAACGAACTGCGTGCCGCCGCCGACAAGCTGCTCGGGGACAGCGGCGCCGACCTCGTGGTGATCGCGTCGGACAGGGGCCTTGTCGTCAAGGCGACCAAGGACGCCGTGTCGCGCGGCGCACACGCCGGCCAACTGATCGGCAAGCTCGCGGCGGCGGGCGGCGGCAAGGGTGGCGGACGGCCCGACATGGCGCAGGCAGGCATCACCGACGCGCAGGGCGCGCTGGGGGCGCTGGACACGGCGTTCTGA
- the cutA gene encoding divalent-cation tolerance protein CutA has product MSLVVLVTVPPERAHEMARLLVAERLAGCVNILSGLQSVYRWQGEVAEDPETLLLIKTTGERYPALEARVKSLHPYEVPEIIALPFDRALPEFQSWLRGALEGGPLPAGNS; this is encoded by the coding sequence ATGTCACTCGTCGTTCTCGTCACTGTTCCGCCGGAACGCGCGCACGAAATGGCCCGGCTGCTGGTCGCCGAACGTCTCGCCGGGTGCGTGAATATCCTCTCCGGCCTGCAAAGTGTCTACCGCTGGCAGGGCGAGGTGGCCGAAGACCCCGAGACCCTGCTGCTGATCAAGACCACTGGCGAGCGCTACCCCGCCCTGGAGGCGCGCGTCAAATCGCTGCATCCTTACGAGGTGCCGGAAATCATCGCGCTGCCTTTTGACCGCGCCCTTCCCGAATTCCAGAGCTGGCTGCGCGGTGCACTGGAGGGAGGCCCGCTGCCTGCTGGCAACTCCTGA
- a CDS encoding acyl-CoA thioesterase has translation MSPSARPEAAFAHFDWEAAHRVPIQMRYADLDTLGHLNNAVYVQYFETARVRLTEALEIPPHLDRSVIARLEIDYRREVRWGQTVIVETLIERLGRTSWTTVARLLADGEVCTLARTVEVRVPEGGLTPTPLEDELRARLERLLARPRPAVTVGANVGES, from the coding sequence ATGTCCCCTTCCGCCCGCCCCGAGGCCGCCTTCGCCCACTTCGACTGGGAGGCGGCGCACCGCGTTCCCATCCAGATGCGCTACGCCGATCTCGACACGCTGGGTCATCTCAACAACGCCGTGTACGTGCAGTATTTCGAGACGGCGCGGGTGCGGCTGACCGAGGCGCTGGAGATCCCGCCGCACCTCGACCGCTCGGTGATCGCGCGGCTGGAGATCGACTACCGCCGCGAGGTGCGCTGGGGCCAAACGGTGATCGTCGAGACCCTGATCGAGCGCCTGGGCCGCACGTCCTGGACGACGGTGGCCCGGCTCCTCGCCGACGGCGAAGTCTGCACCCTCGCCCGCACGGTGGAGGTGCGCGTGCCGGAAGGCGGCCTGACGCCCACCCCCCTCGAAGACGAGCTGCGCGCGCGGCTGGAGCGCCTGCTCGCGCGGCCTCGCCCAGCGGTCACCGTGGGGGCCAATGTGGGCGAGTCGTGA
- a CDS encoding LysM peptidoglycan-binding domain-containing protein, with protein MPLKSILAALVLLGGSAQALTYRVKPGDNLYRIALRAGVSERELQQANPALRGGHRLYAGQQLQMPDRVGARRAPAPLRPGEFRVRQGETLAKVTARLGISQRELRRANPQIDRRGSLYAGQALKLPTRAALGAQAAPVRRVQVKAAPRRAAPITTYRVRSGDSFYTIAQRHGLTTAQLQRFNPRYAQSTLMVGAVLQLRPVVPAMQAKASGPGAGRGSSTTAVRMARTSSAWAWPVPGYGRVTSGYGLREIDDVEEMHRGIDIAAPAGTPVLAARSGRVIEARADNERGWGLTVVVQHPGGWLTRYAHLSSVSVKAGQLVRQGERVGQVGSTGRVTGTHLHFGLYRSDWSATDPLLAYNGD; from the coding sequence GTGCCGCTCAAATCCATTTTGGCCGCGCTGGTCCTTCTCGGGGGCAGCGCCCAGGCCCTCACATACCGCGTCAAACCGGGCGACAACCTGTACCGCATCGCGCTGCGCGCCGGAGTGAGCGAGCGTGAGCTTCAGCAGGCCAATCCAGCGCTGCGCGGCGGGCACCGCCTTTACGCCGGGCAGCAGCTCCAGATGCCGGACCGGGTGGGGGCCAGGCGGGCACCCGCTCCCCTGCGCCCGGGGGAATTCCGGGTACGCCAAGGTGAGACGCTCGCCAAGGTGACGGCGCGCCTGGGTATCAGTCAGCGCGAACTGCGCCGCGCCAACCCGCAGATTGATCGCCGGGGCAGCCTCTACGCAGGGCAGGCGCTGAAGCTGCCCACCCGCGCCGCCCTTGGAGCGCAGGCGGCCCCAGTCCGGCGGGTCCAGGTCAAGGCGGCCCCCAGGAGAGCGGCGCCCATCACCACCTACCGGGTCCGGTCGGGAGACTCCTTCTACACCATCGCCCAGCGTCACGGCCTGACGACGGCGCAGTTGCAGCGCTTCAATCCCAGGTACGCCCAGAGCACACTGATGGTAGGAGCGGTTCTCCAGCTGCGGCCTGTAGTCCCGGCTATGCAGGCGAAGGCGAGCGGCCCAGGAGCAGGGCGGGGCTCCTCGACGACCGCCGTACGCATGGCGCGCACGTCGAGCGCCTGGGCCTGGCCGGTCCCGGGGTACGGGCGCGTCACGAGCGGCTATGGCCTGCGCGAGATAGATGACGTCGAGGAGATGCACCGGGGGATCGACATCGCCGCGCCCGCCGGCACGCCGGTCCTGGCCGCGCGCAGTGGGCGGGTGATCGAGGCGCGCGCCGACAACGAACGCGGCTGGGGCCTGACGGTCGTGGTGCAGCACCCTGGCGGCTGGCTGACCCGCTACGCCCACCTCAGCTCGGTCAGCGTGAAGGCGGGTCAACTCGTGCGCCAGGGCGAGCGCGTCGGGCAGGTCGGCAGCACGGGCCGCGTGACCGGCACCCACCTGCATTTCGGTCTGTACCGCAGCGACTGGAGCGCTACCGATCCCCTGCTCGCCTACAACGGCGACTGA
- a CDS encoding PadR family transcriptional regulator — translation MNTQRLKGHLDLLLLATLEEGPRYGGQIIADVQAATDGYFNLREGTLYPALHRLEKAGWVTGEFQQLPRGGSPVKVYTLTPGGQTELREQREKYERFSAAVRGVIGEGL, via the coding sequence ATGAACACCCAACGGCTCAAAGGACACCTCGACCTGCTGCTGCTGGCGACCCTGGAAGAGGGGCCGCGCTACGGCGGACAGATCATCGCCGACGTGCAGGCGGCGACCGACGGCTATTTCAATCTGCGGGAAGGCACCCTCTACCCGGCCCTGCACCGGCTGGAGAAAGCGGGATGGGTCACCGGGGAATTTCAGCAACTTCCGCGCGGGGGAAGCCCCGTGAAGGTCTACACGCTGACGCCGGGCGGGCAGACAGAGTTGCGGGAGCAGCGCGAGAAGTACGAGCGTTTCAGCGCCGCCGTGCGCGGCGTAATCGGGGAGGGCCTGTGA
- the gmk gene encoding guanylate kinase, which translates to MIAGPTDSAPKVPEPQEQELNSPESDVQALAGSPAERGLLIVMTGASGVGKGTLRERWLAGQDVFYSTSWTTREPRPGEVNGRDYVFVSSAEFLEKAQAGGFLEHAQFVGHHYGTPVEPIEAALARGQDVVLEIEVEGAMQVKSRVGDQATLIFIMPPTLTELRRRLTGRATETPERIERRLTRARDEIREAHAFRYVIVNDDLDRAVHELRAVQRTERARQKPQSEWSAADHAAAELAQTVRSSALTPADLERVVNS; encoded by the coding sequence ATGATCGCAGGCCCCACCGACAGCGCCCCCAAGGTTCCCGAACCCCAGGAACAAGAGCTGAATTCACCGGAATCCGACGTGCAGGCCCTGGCAGGGTCCCCTGCAGAGCGCGGGCTCCTGATCGTGATGACCGGGGCCTCGGGGGTCGGTAAAGGGACGCTGCGCGAGCGCTGGCTCGCGGGTCAGGACGTGTTCTACTCCACCTCCTGGACCACCCGCGAACCCCGCCCCGGTGAGGTCAATGGCCGCGACTACGTCTTTGTTTCCTCCGCAGAATTTCTGGAAAAGGCCCAGGCAGGCGGCTTCCTTGAACATGCCCAGTTCGTGGGCCACCATTACGGAACCCCCGTTGAGCCGATCGAGGCGGCGCTCGCTCGTGGGCAGGACGTGGTGCTTGAGATCGAGGTGGAAGGCGCGATGCAGGTCAAGAGTCGTGTGGGCGACCAGGCCACCTTGATTTTCATCATGCCCCCCACCCTCACTGAACTCCGGCGCCGCTTGACCGGACGGGCGACAGAAACCCCGGAACGTATTGAACGTCGCCTCACACGGGCACGCGACGAGATCCGTGAAGCCCACGCCTTTCGCTACGTGATCGTCAACGACGACCTCGACCGCGCCGTCCATGAATTGCGGGCGGTTCAGCGCACCGAGCGGGCCCGGCAAAAGCCCCAGAGCGAGTGGTCCGCCGCTGACCACGCCGCTGCCGAGCTCGCGCAGACGGTTCGCAGCTCTGCCCTGACCCCGGCCGATCTCGAGCGGGTGGTGAACAGCTGA
- a CDS encoding ROK family protein — translation MTQPSAQSQTASAPPVSIGVDVGGTKIACGVLSGDTLTEQHVQPTPETGWEAVLDAIAAQVRDLQARHPEARLVGVGVPGPLSGDRTRVKFAPNIYGFTDVPLVDGLRERLAQRVVLENDAKAAALAEAYLGAARGTESSIYVTVSTGIGAGLVLGGKLWRGRHGIAGELGHITVMPGGPVSGAGLDGALEAVASGTAIARDASYALNRDVSTAEAFALAEAGQPVARRVVAQALRHIGIALADLQKVIDPEVFVIGGGVASVGDFFFQGIQRAADEYAQGFAPVVIRRAQLGTNAGVIGAALAARHG, via the coding sequence ATGACCCAACCTTCGGCGCAATCCCAGACCGCTTCCGCCCCTCCCGTCAGCATCGGTGTGGATGTCGGCGGCACCAAGATCGCCTGCGGCGTGCTGAGCGGCGACACCCTCACCGAGCAGCACGTGCAGCCCACCCCCGAAACCGGCTGGGAGGCGGTCCTCGACGCGATTGCCGCGCAGGTGCGCGACCTGCAAGCGCGTCACCCCGAGGCCCGGCTGGTCGGCGTGGGCGTGCCGGGACCGCTGAGCGGCGACCGCACCCGCGTCAAGTTTGCGCCCAACATCTACGGCTTTACCGACGTGCCGCTCGTGGACGGCCTGCGCGAGCGGCTCGCTCAGCGCGTCGTGCTCGAAAACGACGCCAAGGCCGCCGCGCTCGCCGAGGCCTACCTGGGCGCGGCGCGCGGCACCGAGAGCAGCATTTACGTGACCGTGAGCACCGGCATCGGCGCGGGGCTGGTGCTCGGCGGCAAGCTGTGGCGCGGGCGGCACGGCATCGCCGGGGAACTCGGGCACATCACGGTCATGCCCGGCGGTCCGGTCAGCGGCGCGGGCCTCGACGGCGCCCTCGAAGCCGTGGCGAGCGGCACCGCCATCGCCCGCGACGCGAGCTACGCTCTGAACCGCGACGTGAGCACCGCCGAAGCCTTCGCCCTCGCCGAAGCGGGCCAGCCCGTCGCGCGCCGGGTGGTCGCGCAGGCGCTGCGGCACATCGGCATCGCGCTCGCCGACCTGCAAAAGGTGATCGACCCCGAGGTGTTCGTGATCGGTGGGGGCGTGGCGAGCGTAGGCGACTTCTTCTTCCAGGGCATTCAAAGGGCCGCCGACGAGTACGCGCAGGGCTTCGCCCCGGTGGTGATTCGCCGCGCGCAGCTCGGCACCAATGCCGGCGTGATCGGTGCGGCGCTCGCGGCCCGGCACGGGTGA
- the truA gene encoding tRNA pseudouridine(38-40) synthase TruA — protein sequence MHDDPYRLYAPPAGYLRWRLTVAWDGQSYAGWQAQANAPSVQDTLQAALWRLGGEGAARAVAAGRTDAGVHAEAMPLHWDLPAHFSVSAAQLPRALNAHLPPDIAVLEARPAPPGFHARFSCVERQYVYRLWLSPQRHPLWQGRALHVSAELDADEMNRAARLLIGLHDFAAFATREDRQTTRELRALDVRPGVTQLPGGELWEIRVAGESFLRHMVRGLVGTLLLVGQGKRRADEVLAVLASRERGQAGANVAPSGLYFAGARYP from the coding sequence ATGCATGACGACCCCTATCGCCTGTACGCCCCACCCGCCGGATACCTGCGCTGGCGCCTGACCGTCGCCTGGGACGGGCAGTCCTACGCCGGCTGGCAGGCCCAGGCCAATGCCCCCAGCGTGCAAGACACCTTACAAGCGGCCCTGTGGCGTCTGGGCGGAGAGGGAGCGGCCCGGGCGGTGGCGGCCGGACGCACCGACGCCGGCGTGCATGCCGAGGCGATGCCGCTGCACTGGGATCTTCCGGCCCACTTTTCCGTTTCTGCCGCGCAACTGCCGCGGGCGCTCAATGCCCACCTGCCTCCGGACATCGCTGTGCTGGAAGCCCGGCCGGCGCCACCGGGCTTTCACGCCCGCTTCTCGTGCGTGGAGCGCCAGTACGTATATCGTCTCTGGCTTTCTCCTCAACGTCATCCGCTCTGGCAGGGACGCGCGCTGCATGTTTCTGCCGAGCTGGACGCCGATGAGATGAACCGCGCTGCCCGGCTCCTGATTGGCCTGCACGACTTCGCCGCTTTCGCCACCCGCGAGGACCGGCAAACCACGCGCGAACTGCGGGCGCTGGACGTGAGGCCCGGCGTGACGCAGCTGCCGGGCGGTGAGCTCTGGGAAATCCGGGTCGCGGGCGAGAGCTTCCTGCGGCATATGGTGCGCGGTCTGGTCGGGACCCTTCTGCTCGTGGGTCAGGGCAAGCGCCGGGCCGACGAGGTCTTGGCGGTCCTCGCTTCGCGTGAGCGGGGCCAGGCCGGAGCCAATGTCGCGCCGAGCGGCCTCTACTTCGCCGGGGCCCGTTACCCCTGA
- a CDS encoding macro domain-containing protein translates to MPLELVQGDIARQEVDAVVTAANKQLMGGGGVDGAVHRAAGPELLNAIRAIGGTPTGTAVITSAFNLSRQGVRFVIHAVGPIWRGGQQGEPEQLAGAYRESLRLAVEHGCSSVAFPAISIGVYGYPVEEAAPVILVTLRDFLKTHPELKIRLVLHDLAMLTRFQRVLEQV, encoded by the coding sequence ATGCCCTTAGAGCTGGTGCAGGGAGACATCGCCCGGCAGGAGGTCGATGCAGTTGTCACCGCGGCCAACAAGCAATTGATGGGCGGCGGCGGTGTGGACGGCGCGGTTCACCGCGCGGCTGGTCCCGAGCTTCTGAATGCCATTCGCGCCATCGGCGGAACACCGACGGGTACGGCAGTGATCACGTCCGCTTTCAACCTGAGCCGTCAAGGGGTCCGCTTTGTGATCCACGCCGTCGGCCCGATCTGGCGCGGTGGGCAGCAGGGCGAACCCGAGCAACTCGCGGGCGCCTACCGGGAGAGCTTGCGCCTCGCAGTGGAGCACGGTTGCTCGTCGGTGGCCTTCCCCGCGATCAGCATAGGGGTCTACGGTTATCCGGTGGAGGAAGCTGCCCCCGTGATCCTGGTCACCCTCCGCGACTTTCTCAAGACACACCCTGAGCTCAAGATTCGGCTGGTCCTCCATGATCTGGCAATGCTCACCCGCTTCCAACGCGTCCTGGAGCAGGTTTAA